The following are from one region of the Bacillus methanolicus MGA3 genome:
- a CDS encoding metal-sulfur cluster assembly factor: MDQDLKDSIMGALELVIDPELGIDIVNLGLVYDLEMNEEGKLTVTMTLTAMGCPLAGTIVDQVKRALADIPEIKDVDVNIVFNPPWTKDRMSRYAKIALGIQ; the protein is encoded by the coding sequence ATGGATCAGGATCTTAAAGACAGCATTATGGGTGCTCTTGAGCTTGTTATAGACCCGGAACTTGGGATAGACATAGTTAATTTAGGATTGGTTTATGATTTGGAGATGAATGAAGAGGGAAAATTAACAGTAACAATGACACTGACAGCAATGGGATGCCCGCTTGCCGGAACGATCGTAGACCAGGTTAAGCGCGCTCTTGCCGATATTCCAGAAATTAAAGATGTTGATGTTAATATTGTTTTTAACCCGCCATGGACGAAAGACAGAATGTCAAGATATGCAAAAATTGCTTTAGGCATCCAGTAA
- the argJ gene encoding bifunctional ornithine acetyltransferase/N-acetylglutamate synthase, whose translation MQTLTENEAIKFITGGNILTPKGFKADGVHAGLRYSKKDIGVIVSETPANCAAVYTTSHFQAAPLITTKDSIAKEGLLQAVVVNSACANACTGERGLKDSNKMRELTAKKFHLKEHYVAVASTGVIGEFLPMDKIEQGIQLLSPGNDDQHAEAFQTAILTTDLVQKACCYSATIDGKTIYMGGAAKGSGMIHPNMATMLAFITTDAAVESNDLRLALKEATNKSFNQITVDGDTSTNDMVLVMANGKAGNSPLNQSHPDWPIFVQLLTATCENLAKQIARDGEGATKLIEVEVSGAETDEDANKIAKQIVGSNLVKTAIYGADANWGRIIVAVGQSDAKVVPEKINVSIGNIVMLHNGEPQAFSEEEATEYLKNETVKISVDLQIGNGTGRAWGCDLTYDYVKINASYRT comes from the coding sequence ATGCAAACTTTAACAGAAAACGAAGCAATCAAGTTCATTACTGGAGGCAATATTTTAACTCCAAAAGGATTTAAAGCCGACGGAGTGCATGCAGGACTTAGATACTCAAAGAAAGACATTGGTGTAATTGTAAGTGAAACTCCTGCTAATTGTGCAGCTGTATACACAACAAGTCATTTCCAGGCTGCTCCGTTAATAACAACGAAAGACAGTATTGCAAAGGAAGGACTTCTTCAAGCTGTTGTCGTAAATAGCGCTTGTGCCAATGCATGTACAGGGGAAAGAGGATTAAAAGATTCCAATAAAATGAGAGAATTAACCGCAAAAAAATTTCATTTGAAGGAACATTATGTCGCAGTTGCCTCCACCGGGGTAATTGGAGAGTTTTTGCCGATGGACAAAATCGAGCAAGGGATTCAATTATTGTCGCCGGGAAATGACGATCAACATGCAGAAGCTTTTCAAACAGCGATTTTAACAACCGATCTAGTCCAGAAAGCATGCTGCTATTCTGCCACGATTGACGGAAAAACCATTTACATGGGAGGCGCAGCAAAAGGTTCCGGAATGATACATCCAAATATGGCAACAATGCTTGCTTTTATTACAACAGACGCTGCGGTCGAATCAAATGATTTGCGTTTAGCTCTAAAGGAAGCAACAAACAAATCATTTAACCAAATAACTGTGGACGGGGATACTTCCACAAATGATATGGTTTTAGTTATGGCGAATGGAAAAGCAGGAAACAGCCCATTGAACCAAAGCCACCCTGATTGGCCAATTTTCGTGCAACTATTAACAGCCACTTGCGAAAACTTAGCAAAGCAAATTGCAAGAGACGGTGAAGGGGCAACAAAATTGATTGAAGTAGAAGTTTCCGGTGCTGAAACAGATGAGGATGCTAACAAAATTGCAAAGCAAATTGTCGGATCTAATCTCGTCAAAACAGCGATTTACGGCGCGGATGCAAACTGGGGAAGAATTATTGTGGCTGTTGGCCAGAGCGATGCAAAAGTTGTTCCTGAAAAAATCAATGTCTCAATTGGAAATATTGTCATGCTTCATAACGGCGAACCTCAAGCTTTCTCTGAAGAAGAAGCAACTGAATATTTGAAAAACGAAACGGTGAAAATTTCTGTCGATCTTCAAATCGGGAATGGAACAGGCCGGGCTTGGGGATGCGATTTAACCTATGATTATGTCAAAATCAATGCCAGCTATCGGACATAG
- the mobB gene encoding molybdopterin-guanine dinucleotide biosynthesis protein B gives MALVSPVVFQIAGYQNSGKTTFMIKLIKALSIEKQRVATIKHHGHGGKPAVLANKDSSMHAAAGAEATLVEGEGSILLQADNMCLNLQEQIALLSFFNPDVILIEGHKKAEFEKAVILRDDADLPIIEELVNLKLILCRDLQLSYMLSEKQNIPVFSLQDDSGLNWLLNYLKSRIIENRKSSEK, from the coding sequence ATGGCCTTGGTAAGCCCAGTTGTCTTTCAGATTGCCGGGTATCAAAACAGCGGCAAAACCACATTCATGATAAAGCTCATTAAAGCGTTGTCAATTGAAAAACAGCGTGTTGCAACGATTAAACACCACGGGCACGGCGGCAAACCAGCTGTTCTCGCAAATAAAGATTCCAGTATGCATGCAGCTGCAGGAGCGGAAGCAACGCTTGTCGAAGGGGAAGGCAGCATACTTCTTCAGGCAGATAATATGTGTTTGAATCTACAGGAACAAATTGCCCTTCTTTCTTTTTTTAATCCTGATGTTATTTTAATTGAAGGGCATAAAAAAGCAGAGTTTGAAAAGGCTGTTATCCTTAGAGACGATGCTGACCTCCCGATCATCGAGGAGCTGGTAAATTTAAAACTGATCCTTTGCAGAGATTTGCAACTCTCTTACATGCTTTCGGAGAAGCAAAATATACCGGTTTTTTCTTTGCAAGATGACAGCGGTTTAAACTGGCTTTTGAATTATTTGAAATCCCGCATAATTGAAAACAGGAAATCAAGTGAAAAATAA
- the argB gene encoding acetylglutamate kinase encodes MRRVLIKCGGSVIDSLTPEFFSSLQKLISQNYQLIFVHGGGPDINEMLNLYHVKPEFHNGLRKTTEQTMKVVEMVLSGHTNRKLVHLLEVHGLNAFGLNGSDGKCLQAKYINKEQLGLVGEIEAVNQEVILMLLRENIITVITPIGISKTGEKLNVNADHAAAAVARELNCHYCLFVTDVDGIYIDGNLVSNVSEEDIHTYITEGKITGGMIPKVKSALAAIEKGLERVMIVSGKKAFFDGRNWMGTKIQGKAGILQ; translated from the coding sequence ATGAGAAGAGTCTTGATTAAATGTGGAGGAAGCGTCATCGATTCATTAACTCCGGAGTTTTTTTCAAGTTTGCAAAAATTGATCTCTCAAAACTATCAGTTAATTTTTGTCCATGGCGGCGGACCTGATATAAACGAAATGTTGAATCTGTATCATGTTAAGCCGGAATTTCATAACGGCTTAAGAAAAACAACTGAACAAACAATGAAAGTAGTTGAAATGGTACTGTCCGGTCATACGAACCGAAAACTCGTTCACCTCCTTGAAGTACACGGACTTAATGCTTTCGGATTAAACGGCAGCGACGGCAAATGCCTTCAAGCAAAGTACATCAATAAAGAACAGCTCGGATTGGTAGGAGAAATTGAGGCAGTCAATCAGGAAGTAATCTTAATGCTGTTAAGGGAAAATATCATTACGGTTATTACACCAATAGGCATTTCTAAAACCGGCGAAAAGTTAAATGTGAATGCGGACCATGCAGCAGCTGCTGTAGCTCGAGAGCTGAACTGTCATTATTGTTTATTTGTCACTGATGTTGACGGGATTTATATTGATGGAAACTTGGTTTCTAATGTGAGCGAAGAAGACATCCATACGTATATAACCGAGGGGAAAATTACCGGAGGAATGATTCCTAAAGTGAAATCTGCTCTTGCAGCAATCGAAAAAGGTCTTGAAAGAGTAATGATTGTATCCGGCAAAAAGGCATTTTTTGACGGACGGAACTGGATGGGTACAAAAATACAAGGTAAAGCGGGGATTTTGCAATGA
- the glp gene encoding gephyrin-like molybdotransferase Glp translates to MVEKRTPIPIGEAVKKVMEFARKGETELISIDDSHGRFLAEDIKATHDVPHFDRSPYDGFAIRANDTKEASPTNPVELEVIDHIGAGMVSSKTVGPFQAVRIMTGAQMPNGSDAVVMLELAKEANKDGKKFISIKRPFKKGDNVSFRGEDAIEGQVLIKKGTKINPGIQAVLATFGYSKVPVAKKPVIGVFATGTELLEVDEPLKPGKIRNSNAHMIAAQIDRAGAEVRYLGKLHDDFETCFEAVRKAINEVDLLITTGGVSVGDYDYLPAIYEKLGAERLFNKVAMRPGSVTTVAQFGRKLLFGLSGNPSACYVGFELFARPIIKTMLFSEKPHLRKEKAILAADFPKANPFTRFVRSTLTIRDGKLVVSPSGLDKSNIVTSLATANSLTILPGGTRGYQRGTEVDVLMLEDETGSEWPW, encoded by the coding sequence ATGGTTGAAAAAAGAACCCCTATTCCTATCGGGGAAGCTGTAAAAAAAGTGATGGAGTTCGCAAGAAAAGGCGAAACAGAGCTAATTTCTATTGACGACAGCCATGGCCGATTTCTGGCAGAGGATATAAAAGCAACACATGATGTACCCCATTTTGACCGGTCCCCGTACGACGGGTTTGCGATAAGGGCGAATGACACAAAGGAAGCATCTCCAACCAATCCGGTTGAATTGGAAGTGATTGACCATATTGGAGCAGGAATGGTTTCTTCAAAAACGGTCGGTCCATTTCAGGCGGTGAGAATTATGACCGGTGCTCAAATGCCAAATGGGAGTGATGCGGTAGTCATGCTGGAACTTGCAAAAGAAGCCAATAAAGATGGAAAAAAATTCATATCAATTAAGCGGCCTTTTAAGAAAGGGGATAATGTTTCGTTTCGAGGAGAGGACGCAATAGAAGGACAAGTCCTTATAAAGAAAGGGACGAAAATAAATCCGGGAATACAAGCGGTATTGGCTACTTTTGGGTATTCTAAAGTGCCTGTTGCAAAAAAACCTGTCATCGGGGTGTTTGCAACCGGAACAGAACTTCTGGAAGTTGATGAACCGTTAAAACCGGGAAAAATCCGAAATAGTAATGCTCATATGATTGCTGCTCAAATTGACCGGGCCGGAGCGGAAGTGCGTTACTTAGGCAAACTCCATGATGATTTTGAAACATGCTTTGAAGCAGTCCGGAAAGCGATAAATGAAGTAGATTTGTTGATTACGACTGGCGGAGTCTCAGTTGGTGATTATGATTATCTGCCTGCTATTTACGAAAAACTCGGTGCGGAAAGATTGTTTAATAAAGTCGCGATGCGTCCGGGAAGTGTAACAACTGTTGCACAGTTTGGAAGAAAATTGTTGTTTGGATTGTCAGGAAATCCATCTGCCTGCTATGTTGGATTTGAACTATTTGCAAGGCCTATCATTAAAACGATGCTTTTCTCGGAAAAACCGCATTTGAGAAAGGAAAAAGCAATTCTTGCGGCAGATTTTCCAAAAGCAAATCCATTTACCCGATTTGTTAGAAGTACATTAACGATAAGGGACGGAAAACTTGTTGTTTCTCCAAGCGGGCTTGATAAATCAAATATAGTGACGAGTCTTGCAACAGCTAATTCATTAACAATTCTGCCCGGAGGTACAAGGGGATATCAAAGAGGAACTGAAGTTGACGTTTTAATGCTTGAAGATGAAACAGGGAGCGAATGGCCTTGGTAA
- a CDS encoding YitT family protein, which produces MVWLQTKKAIVVLFGALLNAIGMNFFLIPANVYASGFAGVAQLVSKIVGEYTPFSISTGILLFLLNIPVTILGWKKVGKSFTLFSFISVLSMSFFLEAVPVKQLSNDILLNAVFGGVIAAIGVGITLKWGASTGGLDIVAMVLSRKKDRPVGIYFFTLNAVIIITAGYLYGWEKALYTLVTLYASTRVIDAIHTRHEKLTAMIITKKPDELKKAIHKKLVRGITRVPAKGAYTNEKKEMMIIVITRYELFDLERIINEVDPKAFTNIVQTTEILGLFRKD; this is translated from the coding sequence ATGGTCTGGCTGCAAACGAAAAAAGCAATTGTCGTGCTATTTGGTGCATTATTAAATGCTATAGGAATGAACTTTTTTTTGATTCCTGCCAATGTATATGCCAGCGGTTTTGCCGGAGTAGCCCAGTTAGTCTCAAAAATCGTGGGTGAATATACGCCATTTTCTATATCAACAGGTATCCTTTTATTTTTGCTTAATATTCCTGTAACGATTTTAGGATGGAAAAAGGTAGGGAAATCCTTTACTTTATTTAGTTTTATTAGTGTTTTATCTATGTCGTTTTTCCTTGAAGCAGTTCCTGTAAAACAATTATCAAATGACATTTTACTAAATGCTGTTTTTGGAGGAGTTATTGCAGCTATCGGGGTCGGTATTACACTTAAATGGGGAGCCTCAACCGGCGGGCTTGATATTGTGGCAATGGTGCTTTCTAGAAAGAAAGATAGACCGGTCGGTATATATTTTTTTACATTAAATGCCGTTATTATAATCACAGCAGGATACTTGTATGGCTGGGAAAAGGCACTTTACACCCTTGTAACCTTATATGCATCAACAAGGGTGATTGATGCGATCCACACGAGGCATGAAAAGCTTACAGCGATGATAATTACAAAGAAACCGGATGAATTGAAAAAAGCGATTCATAAGAAATTGGTGCGGGGAATTACAAGAGTGCCTGCTAAAGGAGCATATACAAACGAAAAAAAGGAAATGATGATTATTGTGATAACCCGTTACGAACTGTTCGATCTTGAAAGAATCATAAATGAAGTGGATCCTAAGGCATTTACAAACATTGTACAGACGACTGAAATTTTGGGGCTCTTCCGGAAAGACTAA
- a CDS encoding DUF3813 domain-containing protein — translation MGNRLFQEARKYVNLAKNGDTSGKQEALSRAKNAISSAYANSTVAEQRQLQELQNELDN, via the coding sequence ATGGGCAACAGGCTGTTCCAGGAAGCGCGAAAGTATGTAAATCTCGCAAAAAATGGAGACACTTCCGGAAAGCAGGAAGCCTTATCCAGAGCAAAAAACGCGATTAGCTCAGCTTATGCCAACTCCACAGTTGCTGAGCAGCGGCAGCTCCAAGAATTACAAAATGAGCTTGATAATTAA
- a CDS encoding alpha/beta fold hydrolase codes for MITIEKDRIHNIPFLHIVKQNNFSTKIPLVIFVHGFTSIKEKNLHYAYLLAEKGFRVVLPEALFHGERSENINGKDLNFHFWEIVLNTIEEIPIIKDYFEAKGTIDTGRIGLAGTSMGGIVTLGALSKYDWIHAAVVLMGSPSYEEFAKWQLQNMKKYGIDLNVSQDEVDSLLEKVRKYDLTLQPEKLRNRPVLFWHGKKDQAVPFHYSLEFYERIKKDYDPDRLMFILDENAGHEVSKEGIANTVLWFEKHLTRYNSHSVN; via the coding sequence ATGATTACAATTGAGAAAGATCGGATCCACAATATTCCTTTTCTTCATATTGTAAAACAAAATAATTTTTCAACAAAAATACCGCTTGTCATTTTTGTACATGGGTTTACAAGTATAAAAGAAAAAAACCTTCATTATGCTTATTTGCTTGCTGAAAAAGGATTTCGAGTTGTATTGCCAGAAGCGCTCTTTCATGGAGAAAGAAGCGAAAATATAAACGGAAAGGATTTGAATTTTCATTTTTGGGAAATTGTATTAAATACGATTGAGGAAATACCGATAATAAAAGATTATTTTGAGGCGAAAGGGACTATTGATACAGGAAGAATCGGGCTTGCAGGTACTTCGATGGGAGGCATCGTGACACTTGGTGCATTATCTAAGTATGATTGGATTCATGCAGCTGTCGTTTTGATGGGAAGCCCATCTTATGAAGAGTTTGCAAAATGGCAGTTGCAAAATATGAAAAAATACGGAATTGACCTCAATGTAAGCCAGGATGAGGTTGACAGCTTGCTTGAAAAAGTCCGAAAATATGATTTAACTCTTCAGCCGGAAAAACTGAGAAACAGACCTGTTCTATTCTGGCACGGAAAAAAGGATCAAGCTGTACCATTTCATTATTCCTTAGAGTTTTATGAAAGAATTAAAAAAGACTATGATCCCGATCGCCTCATGTTTATTCTTGATGAAAACGCCGGTCATGAAGTAAGTAAAGAGGGAATTGCTAATACTGTTTTATGGTTTGAAAAGCACTTAACACGTTATAATAGTCATAGTGTGAATTAA
- the argC gene encoding N-acetyl-gamma-glutamyl-phosphate reductase, with protein sequence MKVSIIGTTGYGGGELLRILHHHPVYSIQSIHSTREELTINEEYPHLNGIFEQKLEKIDPYKIAKESDLVFLATPSRVSGKLAEAFSETDIQIVDLSGDLRLTDPNEYRIWYKEEPVKEDLLQTAVYGLSEWNRAKIASAKIVANPGCYPTAALLGLAPLVKEELIDPSSIIIDAKSGASGAGRAGSKNINFSEVNENLKIYKVNEHQHIPEIEQQLKKWSSKVKQITFSTHLLPITRGIMATMYVQLLEEKSTGEILELYRETYANSPFIRVKAEGQYPSIKEVSGSNFCDIGLHADQRTGRVTIVAVIDNLMKGAAGQAVQNANIMNGIDEKAGLGFVPLYP encoded by the coding sequence ATGAAAGTTTCTATTATTGGGACAACAGGATATGGAGGCGGTGAACTCCTGAGGATTTTGCATCACCATCCTGTATATAGTATACAATCTATTCATTCAACGAGAGAAGAATTGACGATAAATGAGGAATACCCGCACTTGAACGGAATTTTCGAACAAAAGCTGGAAAAAATTGATCCATATAAAATTGCTAAAGAAAGTGATTTAGTGTTTCTGGCAACGCCATCAAGGGTGTCGGGAAAATTGGCTGAAGCTTTTTCAGAAACCGATATACAAATCGTTGATCTATCAGGAGATTTACGTTTAACAGATCCGAATGAATATCGAATTTGGTATAAAGAAGAACCTGTGAAAGAGGATCTTCTGCAAACAGCTGTTTATGGATTAAGTGAATGGAATCGAGCTAAGATTGCTTCTGCGAAGATTGTGGCTAATCCCGGATGTTATCCAACCGCTGCACTCTTAGGGCTTGCACCGCTCGTAAAAGAAGAGCTTATTGATCCAAGCAGCATCATTATCGATGCAAAATCTGGTGCTTCCGGAGCGGGAAGAGCTGGTTCCAAAAACATAAATTTTTCTGAAGTAAATGAAAACTTAAAGATTTATAAAGTGAATGAGCACCAGCATATTCCGGAAATTGAGCAGCAGTTAAAAAAATGGAGTTCAAAAGTTAAGCAAATCACCTTCAGTACACATTTGCTTCCTATTACAAGAGGGATTATGGCAACCATGTATGTTCAGCTTTTAGAAGAAAAAAGCACCGGGGAAATTCTCGAATTATATCGAGAGACATACGCGAACAGCCCTTTTATTCGAGTCAAGGCTGAAGGCCAATATCCATCGATAAAAGAGGTCAGCGGTTCAAATTTCTGTGACATTGGGCTTCATGCAGATCAGAGAACAGGCAGGGTTACGATCGTGGCTGTTATTGATAATTTAATGAAAGGAGCAGCCGGCCAGGCAGTGCAAAATGCCAATATTATGAATGGAATCGATGAAAAAGCAGGACTTGGTTTTGTTCCTTTGTATCCGTAA
- the moaA gene encoding GTP 3',8-cyclase MoaA: MKKTMIKDQLNRPLRDLRISVIDRCNFRCQYCMPAEIFGPDFAFLPKSELLTFEEIFRVANIFVKLGVEKIRLTGGEPLLRADLPELVKMLSTIEGLKDIALTTNGVLLPKLAHRLKDAGLKRVNISLDSLNDKVFGIINGRNVKVKPVLKGIEAARKSGLGIKINMVVKKGLNDAEILSMADFCKQEGLELRFIEFMDVGHTNGWRMDDVITKKQIYDILKEKYDLEAMEPAYFGEVAKKYRYKGTDILVGFITSVSESFCKSCTRARLSANGKLYTCLFNGNGYDIRDFIRNGATDEQLQERIVNIWNNRKDRYSDERTEETAALRKKIEMSFIGG; encoded by the coding sequence ATGAAAAAAACAATGATTAAAGACCAGTTAAATAGACCGCTCAGAGATTTGCGCATTTCTGTTATTGATCGATGTAATTTCCGCTGTCAATATTGCATGCCGGCTGAAATATTTGGCCCCGATTTTGCGTTTTTACCGAAAAGTGAACTACTGACATTTGAAGAAATTTTTCGTGTAGCAAACATTTTTGTGAAATTAGGGGTTGAAAAAATCCGGCTTACTGGCGGAGAGCCACTCCTTCGTGCAGATTTGCCTGAACTTGTTAAAATGCTTTCAACAATTGAGGGCTTGAAAGATATTGCCCTTACAACCAACGGAGTGCTCCTTCCAAAACTCGCTCACAGGTTAAAAGATGCCGGACTAAAAAGGGTAAACATAAGTCTTGACAGCTTGAATGACAAGGTATTTGGAATCATTAACGGACGCAATGTTAAAGTGAAACCGGTTCTTAAAGGTATCGAAGCGGCAAGAAAATCCGGGTTAGGCATAAAAATCAATATGGTTGTAAAAAAGGGATTAAATGATGCGGAAATTCTTTCAATGGCAGACTTTTGCAAGCAGGAAGGATTGGAATTGCGATTTATCGAATTTATGGATGTTGGCCATACAAACGGCTGGAGAATGGATGATGTAATAACGAAAAAACAAATTTATGATATCTTAAAAGAAAAATATGACCTTGAAGCAATGGAACCGGCTTATTTCGGTGAAGTCGCCAAGAAATACAGATATAAAGGAACAGACATACTTGTTGGTTTTATTACGTCTGTTTCGGAATCATTCTGCAAAAGTTGCACGCGTGCGAGGTTGTCCGCAAATGGCAAGCTGTATACATGTTTATTTAACGGAAACGGATATGATATAAGGGATTTTATAAGAAACGGCGCTACTGACGAACAATTGCAGGAAAGGATTGTTAATATATGGAATAACCGAAAGGACCGGTATTCTGATGAACGCACTGAAGAAACAGCTGCGCTGCGTAAAAAAATTGAGATGTCTTTTATTGGCGGTTAA
- a CDS encoding Cof-type HAD-IIB family hydrolase has product MAEKHLIVLDLDGTVLKDDKTISHRTKKVILKAKEQGHKVMIATGRPFRSSEMYYRELQLDTPIVNFNGAFIHHPLDKKWGVYHSPLDMKVAKDIVDALDSFHFHNIIAEVIDDVFLHYHDEKLLDVFGIGKPNITTGDLRKFLKHSPTSMLIHTDEENIKKIRAHLSEVHAEVINHRSWAAPWYVIEIVKYGLNKAIGVKKVADYFQIPKERIIAFGDEDNDLEMLEFAGIGIAMENAVDELKNIANDVTLSNEDDGVAIYLNDLLNLKAI; this is encoded by the coding sequence ATGGCTGAGAAACATTTAATTGTACTTGATTTGGACGGAACTGTGTTAAAAGATGATAAAACAATATCCCATAGAACGAAGAAAGTTATTCTAAAAGCGAAGGAACAGGGGCATAAGGTCATGATTGCCACCGGAAGGCCATTTCGATCAAGTGAAATGTACTACCGTGAATTGCAATTGGATACTCCAATTGTGAACTTTAATGGGGCATTTATCCACCATCCATTAGATAAAAAATGGGGAGTTTACCATTCGCCTTTAGACATGAAAGTAGCAAAAGACATTGTCGATGCATTGGACTCATTCCACTTTCATAATATTATCGCAGAAGTCATCGATGATGTATTCTTACATTATCACGATGAAAAATTATTGGATGTGTTTGGAATAGGGAAACCGAATATTACAACAGGAGATTTGAGAAAATTTTTGAAACATTCCCCAACAAGTATGTTGATACATACTGATGAAGAAAACATCAAAAAAATACGTGCCCATTTATCAGAAGTTCATGCCGAAGTAATCAATCATCGCAGCTGGGCAGCGCCGTGGTATGTCATTGAGATTGTAAAATATGGCCTTAATAAAGCTATAGGTGTAAAAAAAGTTGCTGATTATTTTCAAATTCCTAAAGAAAGAATCATTGCTTTTGGCGACGAAGACAATGATCTAGAAATGCTTGAATTCGCCGGCATTGGCATTGCAATGGAAAACGCCGTTGACGAGCTTAAGAATATTGCTAATGACGTTACACTTTCAAATGAAGATGACGGTGTTGCCATTTATTTAAATGACCTGTTAAACTTAAAAGCAATTTAA
- a CDS encoding acetylornithine transaminase, whose amino-acid sequence MSYLFPTYQKWEIEPVSANGCKLIDANGKEYLDFSSGIGVCNLGHRPKAVEEAIETQLKKYWHVSNLFHIKEQEKAAKLLAKNAEMDLVFFANSGAEANEGAIKLARKYTGKHKIVTFEQSFHGRTFATMAATGQEKIKQGFGPMLESFVYVPFNNTEMLKNAMDESVAAVMLEIVQGEGGIHIANEEFLKETEKLCKEYGALLIIDEIQTGIGRTGKPFAFQHFGLKPDIVTVAKGLGSGLPIGAVIGKIELESAFGPGSHGSTFGGNPVSVAAAIATMETIFQEEFLKNTVEKGKYLIGKLKTVLGKSPIVSEIRGMGLMIGIELKTDVQRLLSELRKNGLIALPAGSNVLRLLPPLTVTVEEIDEAAVIIEATIQQFMNKTVKA is encoded by the coding sequence ATGAGCTATTTATTTCCGACCTATCAAAAGTGGGAGATCGAACCTGTTTCTGCCAATGGGTGCAAATTAATTGATGCAAATGGAAAGGAATATTTGGATTTTTCGTCAGGAATCGGGGTTTGCAATTTAGGCCACAGGCCAAAAGCAGTTGAAGAAGCCATTGAAACACAACTGAAAAAATATTGGCATGTGTCCAATCTTTTTCACATAAAAGAACAGGAAAAAGCTGCAAAACTTCTTGCGAAGAATGCCGAAATGGATTTAGTTTTCTTTGCAAACAGCGGTGCTGAAGCGAACGAAGGAGCTATTAAACTAGCAAGAAAATATACAGGCAAACATAAAATTGTAACATTTGAACAATCATTTCACGGCCGTACTTTTGCGACAATGGCAGCTACCGGTCAAGAAAAAATTAAACAAGGATTCGGTCCGATGCTCGAAAGCTTTGTTTATGTGCCTTTCAATAACACGGAAATGTTAAAAAATGCTATGGACGAAAGTGTTGCTGCGGTTATGCTAGAAATTGTTCAGGGCGAAGGCGGAATTCATATTGCCAATGAAGAATTTTTAAAAGAAACTGAAAAGCTTTGTAAAGAGTATGGTGCATTATTAATTATCGATGAAATTCAAACAGGTATTGGACGTACCGGAAAACCGTTTGCTTTTCAGCATTTCGGTCTTAAACCTGATATAGTTACAGTTGCAAAAGGTTTGGGCAGCGGTTTGCCAATTGGTGCTGTAATCGGTAAAATAGAGTTAGAATCAGCGTTTGGTCCCGGAAGCCATGGATCTACGTTTGGAGGAAATCCGGTATCTGTTGCTGCCGCAATTGCCACTATGGAAACCATTTTTCAAGAGGAATTTTTGAAAAATACTGTTGAAAAAGGGAAATACTTAATTGGGAAATTAAAAACAGTTCTCGGTAAATCCCCCATCGTTTCAGAAATAAGAGGGATGGGATTAATGATCGGGATTGAGTTAAAGACCGATGTTCAGCGATTATTGTCAGAATTGAGAAAAAACGGGTTGATTGCACTACCGGCAGGCAGCAATGTATTAAGGCTCTTGCCGCCATTAACAGTAACAGTGGAGGAGATTGATGAAGCTGCAGTAATCATTGAAGCAACCATTCAACAATTTATGAACAAAACTGTAAAGGCGTAA
- a CDS encoding Gmad2 immunoglobulin-like domain-containing protein has translation MKRLFLLLGLLLLLFLPGKMYAMESQNVADNPVFRNVKVSGEKGHYKVSGEARPIKGLFYYSVEDGHNEFISETVRAHKTKFPKWAPFSISIDIDKSKLPVNASLILNLYERSKKDKSIIHSYPVLLEQFYPQES, from the coding sequence GTGAAGCGATTATTTCTATTATTAGGCTTGCTGTTACTGTTGTTTTTACCTGGGAAAATGTATGCAATGGAAAGTCAAAATGTTGCAGATAACCCTGTTTTCCGAAATGTAAAAGTTAGCGGTGAAAAAGGGCATTACAAAGTGAGCGGAGAAGCAAGACCAATTAAGGGCTTGTTTTATTACTCAGTGGAAGACGGTCATAATGAGTTCATTTCCGAAACGGTAAGGGCGCATAAAACAAAATTTCCTAAGTGGGCTCCATTCAGCATTTCTATTGATATAGATAAAAGTAAGCTCCCAGTAAATGCAAGCTTGATTTTAAATCTGTATGAGCGAAGCAAAAAAGACAAAAGCATCATCCATTCTTATCCGGTTCTTTTAGAACAGTTTTATCCGCAAGAAAGCTGA